In Leptolyngbya sp. 'hensonii', the following are encoded in one genomic region:
- a CDS encoding ABC transporter ATP-binding protein, translated as MPLLEAEQLTMRFGGLVAVNQVNLSLEAGMIASLIGPNGAGKTTFFNMLTGIYKPTLGRLRLSDREITGLSPDRLTSLGISRTFQNIRLFNNMSVLDNVLVGRHSRLKTGLLGAVLRPQRVRNEEEQARQRALYLLDFVGLGAEKAKEKAKNLSYGDQRRLEIARALASDPQILLLDEPTAGMNPNETADLTRFIKQIRDELGLTILLIEHDMKVVMGISDRVSVMEYGCKIAEGTPTEIQRDPRVIEAYLGKEEA; from the coding sequence ATGCCATTGCTGGAAGCCGAACAATTAACCATGCGGTTTGGGGGTCTGGTGGCCGTGAATCAGGTGAACCTGAGCCTGGAAGCTGGGATGATTGCCAGCCTGATCGGTCCCAATGGAGCTGGCAAGACCACGTTCTTCAATATGTTGACGGGGATTTACAAACCGACCCTGGGCCGTCTACGCCTGAGCGATCGGGAGATTACGGGTCTGTCGCCCGATCGGCTAACTTCCCTGGGCATTTCCCGCACTTTCCAGAACATTCGTCTGTTCAACAATATGTCCGTTCTGGATAATGTGCTGGTGGGTCGCCATAGTCGCCTGAAGACAGGGCTGCTCGGAGCCGTGTTACGTCCCCAGCGAGTGCGGAATGAGGAGGAGCAGGCCAGACAGCGAGCCCTGTACCTGCTTGATTTTGTTGGGCTGGGAGCTGAAAAGGCCAAAGAGAAAGCCAAAAATCTATCCTACGGGGATCAGCGTCGTCTGGAAATTGCCCGAGCTCTGGCTTCCGATCCTCAAATTCTGTTGCTGGATGAACCTACCGCCGGGATGAATCCAAATGAGACGGCAGATCTGACTCGTTTTATCAAGCAGATCCGGGATGAACTGGGGCTGACGATTCTGCTGATTGAACACGATATGAAAGTGGTGATGGGCATCTCCGATCGGGTCAGTGTGATGGAGTATGGCTGCAAGATTGCCGAAGGGACGCCCACCGAGATTCAGCGCGACCCTCGTGTGATCGAAGCTTACCTGGGCAAAGAGGAAGCTTAG
- a CDS encoding branched-chain amino acid ABC transporter permease, giving the protein MLQMIRVGGGLGVIAALTVLIFGGWSSAVIGWLLGAGAGLIACQGKRVSTLLGGALLGSRVGFTLGGWILVAALLEGFLLRRISGQPAVPLLQPWLAGLLGLGLAGLSGTVMGALQSLGQRIWATRGLLAIGLLLFPLVDRWAATKWTAAVIQMMIFIMLALGLNIVVGFAGLLDLGYAAFFAIGAYTTGFLSSSQLGIQGNFWLVIWASAAVAALFGVILGAPTLRLRGDYLAIVTLGFGEIIPVVFRNLTSIKIYEPISSLVATIANRPELALCLVGCVKPLNLTGGEAGINPIGRPYLPGIGEFQPTNDLPWYYLILVLLVLAYFIIGRLRDSRLGRAWTAIREDELAASAMGINLVKTKLLAFAMGATFSGFAGAFYAAYISAIFPSVFDFSVSVIILCMVILGGLGNMTGVILGGIIIMAADRLYLPQLAQVLKGILTTSVFPGVANPQLRDFLATSVDPIQMRLLLFGLTLVIMMIVRPEGLVPDAVHQAELHQVEAELLPQEVKSV; this is encoded by the coding sequence ATGTTGCAAATGATTCGGGTGGGGGGCGGCTTGGGGGTGATTGCGGCCCTCACGGTGCTCATCTTTGGTGGCTGGAGTAGTGCTGTCATTGGCTGGCTTTTGGGTGCTGGAGCCGGATTGATTGCCTGCCAGGGTAAGCGAGTCTCGACCTTGCTAGGGGGAGCTCTCCTGGGGAGCCGGGTTGGGTTCACCCTGGGGGGCTGGATTTTGGTGGCGGCATTGCTGGAAGGGTTTTTGCTGCGTCGGATCTCGGGTCAACCTGCGGTACCATTGCTGCAACCCTGGCTGGCGGGATTGCTGGGGCTGGGGCTGGCCGGATTGTCCGGCACAGTGATGGGGGCGTTACAGAGTCTGGGGCAGCGTATTTGGGCCACCCGAGGGCTGCTGGCGATCGGTCTGCTGCTGTTTCCGCTGGTCGATCGCTGGGCTGCAACCAAATGGACTGCGGCAGTGATCCAGATGATGATTTTTATCATGCTGGCCTTGGGGCTGAATATCGTGGTGGGCTTTGCTGGGCTCCTTGATCTGGGGTATGCTGCTTTTTTTGCGATCGGGGCCTATACTACGGGCTTTCTTTCCTCCTCCCAATTGGGGATTCAGGGGAATTTCTGGCTGGTGATCTGGGCATCAGCAGCGGTAGCAGCTCTCTTTGGGGTGATTCTGGGGGCACCTACCCTGCGATTGCGAGGGGATTACCTGGCCATCGTCACCCTTGGTTTTGGGGAAATCATTCCGGTTGTCTTCCGCAATCTGACCAGCATCAAAATTTACGAACCCATTTCCAGTCTGGTGGCTACGATCGCCAATCGTCCAGAACTGGCCCTCTGTCTGGTCGGTTGTGTCAAACCCCTGAATCTGACTGGAGGGGAAGCTGGGATTAACCCGATCGGACGCCCTTACCTGCCGGGGATTGGGGAATTTCAGCCCACCAATGATCTGCCCTGGTACTATCTCATCCTGGTGTTGCTGGTGCTGGCCTACTTTATCATTGGGCGGTTGCGGGATTCTCGTCTGGGAAGAGCCTGGACGGCGATCCGGGAAGATGAGCTGGCCGCCAGTGCCATGGGGATTAATCTGGTCAAAACAAAGCTGCTGGCCTTTGCCATGGGAGCAACCTTTTCTGGTTTTGCCGGGGCTTTCTATGCAGCCTACATCAGTGCTATCTTCCCCAGTGTGTTTGACTTCTCCGTGTCCGTCATCATTCTCTGTATGGTCATCCTGGGAGGGTTGGGAAATATGACTGGTGTGATTCTGGGGGGGATTATCATCATGGCTGCCGATCGGCTGTACCTGCCCCAACTGGCTCAGGTTTTGAAGGGGATTTTGACGACCTCGGTCTTTCCGGGGGTTGCCAATCCACAACTGCGGGATTTTTTGGCCACCAGTGTGGACCCCATTCAAATGCGATTGCTGCTGTTTGGGCTTACCCTGGTGATCATGATGATTGTTCGCCCGGAAGGGCTGGTTCCTGATGCGGTGCATCAGGCAGAATTACATCAGGTTGAAGCAGAGTTGCTTCCCCAGGAGGTTAAGAGCGTCTGA
- a CDS encoding branched-chain amino acid ABC transporter substrate-binding protein, producing the protein MSSPGSSGPLNRRSLIALTLTTLAIGVLASACQETTSSGPGSSPTGSAPTSTTAGNTVKIVSSLPMTGSSLGQTQTIVNGIKQVLEETNATVCDGKLKIEFEIMDDATAAAGKWDPAQVTSNANKAVSDSSVVAVIGTFNSGAAKLAIPILNSANVVMVSPANTYPGLTKPGKGEGKEPDVYYPNGKRNYTRVVPADDLQGAAGANWAKSLGLKRVFILDDQELYGKGIADIFEQTGKKIGLEILGHEGIDAKASDYKALMTKIKALNPDLIYFGGITQNNAGQLVKDMRNVGMTPDQVKFMGPDGIFEQALIDAAGKDAEGVLATFGGVPGSQLQGAGKTWYENYKKKFNAEPEAYAAYGYEAASVVVKAIGNVCKNDRAAIRDAVLATKDFDGVLGKWSFDQYGDTTLSTLSGNMVKNGKYEFSQLLKAE; encoded by the coding sequence ATGAGTAGCCCTGGTTCATCTGGCCCTTTAAACCGGCGATCGCTAATTGCACTGACCTTGACCACCCTCGCGATCGGGGTGCTGGCTTCTGCCTGTCAGGAAACAACATCATCGGGTCCGGGCAGTAGCCCAACCGGTTCTGCTCCCACCTCAACAACTGCGGGAAACACAGTCAAAATTGTTTCCAGCCTACCGATGACAGGGAGTTCCCTGGGTCAGACTCAGACCATTGTGAATGGCATCAAACAGGTTTTAGAGGAGACAAATGCTACTGTTTGCGACGGCAAGCTCAAGATTGAATTTGAGATTATGGATGATGCGACCGCTGCTGCTGGCAAGTGGGATCCGGCCCAGGTGACCTCGAATGCGAATAAAGCGGTTTCAGACTCTTCTGTTGTCGCCGTTATTGGGACCTTTAACTCAGGGGCAGCCAAGCTCGCTATCCCAATTTTGAATAGTGCCAATGTGGTGATGGTCAGCCCAGCCAATACCTATCCAGGCTTAACGAAGCCCGGTAAAGGAGAGGGCAAGGAACCCGATGTCTACTATCCCAATGGCAAGCGGAATTACACGCGGGTGGTTCCAGCAGACGATCTCCAGGGCGCGGCTGGGGCCAACTGGGCCAAGTCTTTGGGGTTGAAGCGGGTCTTCATCCTGGATGATCAGGAATTGTATGGGAAGGGTATTGCCGATATTTTCGAGCAAACCGGTAAAAAAATTGGTTTGGAGATCCTCGGGCATGAAGGGATTGACGCGAAGGCCAGCGATTATAAGGCCCTGATGACGAAGATTAAAGCCCTGAATCCTGATTTGATCTACTTTGGGGGCATTACCCAGAACAATGCCGGACAACTGGTGAAGGATATGCGTAACGTGGGTATGACGCCAGATCAGGTGAAGTTCATGGGGCCAGATGGGATTTTTGAGCAGGCCCTGATCGATGCCGCCGGGAAGGATGCCGAAGGGGTGCTAGCCACCTTCGGAGGCGTGCCGGGGAGTCAGCTTCAAGGTGCGGGCAAGACCTGGTATGAGAACTACAAGAAAAAGTTCAATGCTGAACCGGAAGCCTATGCGGCCTATGGCTATGAAGCGGCCAGTGTGGTGGTGAAGGCGATCGGCAACGTCTGCAAGAACGATCGGGCCGCCATCCGAGATGCGGTTCTGGCCACGAAGGACTTTGATGGGGTGCTGGGGAAATGGAGCTTCGATCAGTATGGGGATACTACCCTGAGTACCCTGTCTGGGAATATGGTCAAGAACGGGAAGTATGAGTTCTCCCAGTTACTAAAGGCTGAATAG
- a CDS encoding branched-chain amino acid ABC transporter permease: MKQWQSILLYCGAAYLILLLGPIAGLDIPRIVGEIAKSPEVLIQQLLVGLVNGAIIAIIALGYTLVYGIIELINFAHGDLYMLGAFASLSMVGMFNVQDGSPLQAGLLPMLAALVVSSVFCAGLNMLAERYAYRPLRNAPRLAPLISAIGVSFIFINVGLFWGGLRILFPIMGANAAAPKSFPDLLPRIDILKALGIQTSITFTTKDLIVLVVAIVLMVGLNLFVNYTKPGKAMRATAQNRDAARIMGINVNQIIALTFLIGGALAGAAGLLVGLYNNTVVFTMGFTAGLRAFTAAVLGGIGNIVGAMLGGVLIGVLSALSDQYLSSRWTNAWVFAVLVIILAFRPGGLLGENVQEKV; this comes from the coding sequence ATGAAACAATGGCAATCGATCTTGCTATATTGTGGCGCGGCCTATTTGATCTTGCTGCTGGGGCCGATCGCGGGGCTGGATATTCCTCGCATTGTTGGGGAGATTGCTAAAAGCCCTGAAGTTTTGATCCAGCAATTGCTGGTAGGTCTGGTCAATGGAGCCATCATTGCCATCATTGCCCTGGGCTATACCCTGGTCTACGGCATCATTGAGCTGATCAATTTTGCCCATGGAGATCTGTATATGTTGGGGGCCTTTGCCTCTTTGTCCATGGTTGGGATGTTTAATGTCCAGGATGGAAGCCCCTTACAGGCAGGACTGCTGCCCATGCTGGCTGCTCTGGTGGTGTCCTCAGTCTTCTGTGCTGGACTGAATATGCTGGCCGAACGCTATGCCTACCGCCCTCTACGGAATGCTCCCCGGCTGGCTCCCCTGATTTCAGCGATCGGCGTTTCTTTTATCTTCATCAATGTGGGATTGTTCTGGGGTGGGTTACGCATTCTGTTCCCGATTATGGGAGCCAATGCAGCCGCCCCCAAGAGCTTTCCGGACCTGCTGCCCCGGATCGATATTCTAAAAGCGCTGGGGATTCAAACCAGCATTACGTTTACGACCAAGGATTTGATTGTCCTGGTGGTGGCGATCGTGTTGATGGTGGGGCTGAATCTGTTTGTCAACTATACGAAGCCTGGTAAAGCCATGCGGGCTACGGCCCAAAACCGAGATGCCGCCAGGATCATGGGCATTAATGTGAATCAGATCATTGCCCTCACCTTTTTGATTGGGGGAGCCCTGGCTGGGGCTGCCGGGTTACTGGTGGGCCTTTACAACAACACGGTGGTATTCACGATGGGGTTCACCGCTGGATTGCGAGCTTTCACGGCTGCTGTCCTGGGTGGCATTGGCAACATCGTGGGAGCCATGTTGGGGGGGGTGCTGATTGGGGTGCTGTCGGCCCTCAGTGATCAGTACCTTTCCAGCCGCTGGACCAATGCCTGGGTTTTTGCCGTTCTGGTGATTATCCTGGCGTTTCGTCCCGGTGGCCTGCTGGGTGAAAACGTGCAGGAGAAGGTCTAG